The following are from one region of the Salvia hispanica cultivar TCC Black 2014 chromosome 1, UniMelb_Shisp_WGS_1.0, whole genome shotgun sequence genome:
- the LOC125202261 gene encoding probable disease resistance RPP8-like protein 2 isoform X2 gives MAAYGAAVSLKTTIQSLLESSRISLVPPSSEILRSAYDAMCRLQKVLLKLEETGYSKIRTKVNVLDERIKEVIWEFEDLLESHYADQILPQLEGERDRLSFSVDMQSLRQSVDCFIDRVKVMEAEYDIELRNMPDEEGERLSSRIDFSGINSEMVGLSDEFEQVRDRLIKDEENCLLVTGMAGVGKTTLVKKVFDNPSIQTHFELRAWVKVGRKCESNETLRCILAQVDPNNYDQMLTQRDDDDIEILVGLLEDSVKDKKCLIVLDDVWLWDTQVMRTLQEKNVRILLTSRLRIENSQFFLEVDLLNKEESKRLLGVSVKKVSHLTLRNWEKR, from the coding sequence ATGGCTGCTTATGGAGCTGCCGTTTCTCTCAAGACTACCATTCAGAGTCTTCTTGAATCGTCTCGCATCTCGCTGGTTCCTCCCTCTTCTGAGATCTTACGATCTGCCTATGATGCCATGTGTCGTCTACAAAAAGTCCTGCTGAAATTGGAGGAGACAGGGTACAGCAAGATCAGGACGAAGGTGAACGTTTTGGATGAGCGAATCAAAGAGGTCATATGGGAATTCGAAGATTTACTTGAATCCCATTACGCTGATCAGATTCTTCCACAGCTCGAAGGCGAGAGAGATCGCTTGTCTTTCTCTGTAGATATGCAGAGTTTGCGGCAGAGTGTTGATTGCTTCATCGATAGGGTGAAGGTAATGGAGGCAGAGTACGATATTGAACTGCGGAATATGCCTGATGAAGAAGGTGAACGTCTTTCCTCAAGAATTGATTTCAGTGGAATCAACTCAGAGATGGTTGGATTATCCGACGAATTTGAACAAGTTAGGGATCGTCTGAtcaaagatgaagagaatTGTTTACTAGTAACTGGGATGGCAGGGGTTGGAAAGACTACTCTTGTTAAGAAAGTATTTGACAATCCATCGATTCAGACACATTTTGAGCTTCGAGCATGGGTCAAAGTGGGCAGAAAATGTGAGTCCAATGAGACATTAAGATGCATTCTAGCTCAAGTGGATCCCAACAACTATGACCAAATGCTTACCCAAAGAGACGATGATGATATCGAGATATTAGTTGGACTCTTAGAAGACAGTGTGAAGGATAAGAAATGTCTCattgtgttggatgatgtATGGCTATGGGACACACAAGTCATGAGAACCTTGCAAGAAAAGAATGTCCGAATTTTGCTTACAAGCAGGCTAAGAATTgaaaattctcaattttttcttgAAGTAGACTTGTTgaataaagaagaaagtaagagATTACTTGGTGTTTCGGTGAAAAAGGTTTCCCACCTTACCTTGAGGAATTGGGAGAAAAGATAG
- the LOC125202261 gene encoding probable disease resistance protein RF9 isoform X1 — translation MIVTVADLLRKANKGTGEELNKSTQEYWTEVAEKHQNSVFADAYNRISKVFFPSYDYLPQILKMLFLYLRAFPSYTNFKPDKVIWYLSAEGFCEQIGKKNLDEVIDGMKTLRIFVFGILRELADNYHLLLFDYDAASWFSTRKCRVHSCWQHLCKNEASKIMFLHVLQNCDEVMKDQRRLCVHSNTLFAIKQVSDSIKSDCSLIRSFLCHGPTHPYPVPIHATDFKLLRVLNARKVRFYDIPPEILKLVCLKYLAQTCSKELPSSISTLLHLQFLIIFRHVAIIKRGVMQYMPMEIWDMQNLQYLQVVERDLPTPNSESNAILEKVSIILGVGIKSCTVEILKRVPNLRLLSIISVRKPYDEDDDSNSLSGLANISEELKNLICLTYDVWYPDMNWKSTVPLSMFPSNLIALSLSGLGYHWKFMNDIGSMLPNLNALELKDYAFRGPKWNIESIRFFNLQTLIIEDTDLVELRAQDGSLPWLKLLSLRHCYKLKHLDWLCGNSVETPVIELVDCNPLVYASAEEKLSEYHFDIRSHRSYCDDKSQANERTK, via the exons ATGATAGTTACTGTTGCAGATCTCCTAAGAAAAGCCAACAAGGGTACAGGGGAAGAGCTTAACAAAAGTACCCAAGAATATTGGACTGAGGTAGCTGAAAAACACCAAAATTCAGTCTTTGCGGATGCATATAATCGAATATCAAAGGTATTTTTCCCAAGCTATGACTACTTacctcaaattttgaaaatgctTTTTCTCTACTTGCGAGCTTTCCCCTCATATACGAATTTTAAACCAGACAAGGTCATTTGGTATTTAAGTGCTGAGGGGTTTTGTGaacaaattggaaaaaaaaatttggatgaGGTTATAGATGGAATGAAGACTTTGAGAATATTTGTGTTCGGCATCCTGAGAGAGCTTGCTGATAATTATCATCTTCTTCTATTTGATTATGATGCAGCATCTTGGTTTTCAACTAGAAAATGTCGTGTGCATTCTTGCTGGCAGCACTTGTGTAAGAATGAAGCTAGTAAAATCAtgtttttgcatgttttacaAAATTGTGATGAAGTTATGAAAGACCAACGTCGGTTGTGTGTCCATTCCAACACTTTATTTGCCATCAAACAAGTGTCTGATTCAATAAAAAGTGACTGTTCTTTGATTCGTTCTTTCCTTTGTCATGGTCCTACCCACCCTTATCCAGTGCCAATACATGCCACGGATTTCAAATTGCTCAGGGTACTGAATGCTCGTAAGGTTCGATTTTATGATATCCCACCTGAAATTCTAAAACTAGTTTGTCTAAAGTATCTTGCCCAGACTTGCAGCAAAGAGCTCCCTAGTTCAATTTCCACCCTTTTGCACCTTCAATTCTTGATTATCTTTCGACATGTGGCCATTATAAAACGTGGAGTTATGCAGTATATGCCAATGGAAATATGGGATATGCAAAACCTTCAATATCTTCAAGTCGTGGAAAGAGACCTACCAACCCCCAATTCTGAATCTAATGCTATTTTGGAAAAAGTCTCTATTATTTTAGGCGTGGGTATAAAGAGTTGCACTGTAGAAATTCTTAAAAGAGTCCCGAATTTAAGGTTACTATCCATTATTAGTGTTAGGAAGCCttatgatgaagatgatgatagCAACTCATTAAGTGGCTTGGCTAATATTTCAGAGGAACTCAAGAATTTGATATGTCTTACATACGATGTATGGTACCCAGATATGAATTGGAAGAGTACGGTTCCTCTTTCGATGTTCCCATCAAATCTTATAGCATTGAGTTTGAGTGGTTTAGGGTATCATTGGAAGTTTATGAACGACATTGGTTCGATGCTACCAAATCTTAATGCCCTTGAACTAAAAGATTATGCCTTTCGAGGGCCAAAGTGGAATATAGAATCGATTCGTTTTTTCAACCTTCAAACACTTATAATTGAAGACACTGATTTGGTGGAATTGAGAGCTCAAGATGGAAGCCTCCCTTGGCTTAAGCTCCTAAGCCTGAGACATTGctacaaattaaaacatcTCGATTGGTTGTGTGGTAACTCAGTGGAAACACCTGTAATTGAATTAGTAGACTGCAATCCCTTAGTGTATGCATCTGCCGAGGAAAAATTATCAGAATATCACTTTGATATTCGTAGCCACCGTTCTTATTGTGATGATAAATCGCAG GCAAATGAGAGGACAAAATAA